The window ATCCTTAGCTAAGAAGGTTTCAGAGGTTGTATCCAAGACCCTGTCACCAGAAGAAAGGAAAAATACCTTAAAGGTTTCTAAACAAATTTTGGAGGAGGGTGATGACACGGATTTAACTAAGAATTTGTCAAATTTGATATCTACCGGCATAGGGTTTCATCATGCAGGACTAAGTCTTTCAAGTAGAGGGGTTGTTGAAGAAGCATTTAAAAGTGGAATTATAAAATCTCTGTTTGCAACACCTACACTAGCTGCTGGCGTCAACCTTCCCGCACGTAGAGTCATCATAACCAATGTTACCCGGTATGATTTTGTATACGGTGCTTCAGTTCCTATTAGTGTGCTCGAATATAAACAACTTTGTGGTAGAGCTGGCCGACCTCAATATGATGCTTATGGAGAATCTATAATTATTTCAGATTCAAGAACATCTTATGAAGACTTGTATGATCATTATATTTTGGGGATTCCTGAACCTCTAAATTCAAACCTTGGAAATATAATAGCGATTAAAATCCATTTACTGGGGGTAATTGCTTCATTTAATGGAATTGGTCTAGATGATATCTATGACTTGTTCTCAAAGACATTTTATTCATTTCAAGATAGTAATAATGCTTCCCTATTTGATAAAATAGATTCATCTTTAGATTATTTTCTAGAAGAAGATCTAATTCGATTGCAAAATAATATGTATAATGTGACCGGATTTGGAAAATTAGTTTCAAATTTATATCTTAATCCTGAGACTGCTGTTGCGTTTAGGAAGACCATCAATGATATAAAACCAAGGTCCGTAAAAATTAACAACGTATTTGGTTTCCTTCATATGATTACTACTTGTCCAGACTTTTATCCTAAACTTTCGTTTAGAAAACAAGATATCGAAGAGTTCAGTTATCTGTTTTATAACAATTATGATGAATTTTTTTCAGATGTAGACATAATGGATTGCTCTAGAAGTCTATGGACTCTATACGAATGGATCAGTGAGTCTACAGAAAAAAGGATGAATGAGAGAATTGGTGTGGAGCCAGGCGATATACATAGAATTGTCGAAGTGTCTAATTGGTTAATCTCTTCAATATTCGAAATATCTAAATTACTAAACAGAAACGATCTTTTACCTGTTCTTTTTTCACTCGAAAGTCGAATTAAGCATGGAGTAAAGACAGAGCTTGTTCCATTAGTGCAGATTAAAGATATAGGCAGGACCAGAGCGAGATCTCTTCACGGGGCTGGAATCAACGTACCTAATGATCTCCTACTAATTTCAGAAGCAAAACTAACTATGATCCCAAAAATAGGTCCAAAACTAGCTAAAAAATTGAAAAAAAAGTATTCTTAAATTATTTCTTATTTCTAGTCTGCATCTGCATATCTAGCTAAAAAACCCCATATATCAATTAGTTATTCAAAGTTAACCACTCCCAGGTTACTCATTTCAGATCCTATTCCATAACCAAGTAACGCAATACCTGTTCCTAATAGAGACATTTCTAATCCTCCTTTTATCCAGCTTTTTTTAGCTAATCTACCTTTAATTGCACCAATCACAAAAGACGAAGATAAACTAATAGAAATGGCTATTATTAATGCCGTAAAATTGTTGATTAAACCAGTTTTGACGATAAAGTATGGTAGTATGGGTAAGATGCCGCCTACTAAAAATGATATGAACATTACAATGGCACCTTTTATAGGACTACCTAAGATTTCTAGATTTAGACCTAGCTCCTCTGTTAACATTGTCTTCAACCAAACTTCCTTATTGGATGTAATCTTATTTACCACCATATTCAACTCTTCACCGGCAAACCCTTTGGACTTGTAGATTTCTTCTATCTCTTCTCTTTCTTTCTCAGGAATATTTTCAATCTCATATTCTTCTCTTTTGATTTCAGATTGTAAAACCTCTATTTGGGATTTAACAGCAAGATAATTTTGTACAGCCATGGCTTTAGCACCTGTAAACATTCCTATCAGCGCCGCTAAAATGACTATATCCACACCCACAGTGGCGCCGCCTATGCCAGCTACTATTCCTAGAGAAGTATTAACTCCATCACCAAAACCAAAAACAACATCTCTAATGTAATTACTTTCTTTTATGTGAGGTTCGACGTGATTGCTTTGTACCCTTTCCAACATATCTTCTACCTAGTGGTTGATTTAATATCTAATAAATTCATTAAGTCAGTTTCCATTTATTTATTGGTTATAATAATGCACAAAAATCAGTTTCCATTTATTTATTGGTTATAATAATGCACAAAAATCAGTTTCCATTTATTTATTGGTTATAATAATGCACAAAAATTTCATCCAGCTGGTTTTGATTTTTCTTTACTTACTAATTGGACTGTATGTATTTTAAAGGAATATTTGATCAGAATAGTAGAAAATAAGCATTATTATTTATTTTTAATAACCACCATGGAAGATGGTATTTATTAAAACAAATTGTATCCGTTAGTTGAATTATGTGATATTCTCTTTTATAAAACACATAAAAAAGATAAGCAGCCTAATTAGATTTTGGACGTATTACTCCAAAAATTTTTAGGGTTAGATAACAAGAAAATATGTTTTCTTGAAGCTTATGATATTCTTTATTGGTGTAGTCCTTTTCAACAGCTAGATATGGAATTATTTTTGCCTTTAAATCCATGGCAGCATTAAAAACTTCATTTTTGTCTTCCTTAATACTCTTTGAATAATCAAATTCAATCCTGTCCTCTAGCAGATCCTTGATGAAATTATTAATTGAATTCTCTCTAATTATCGAATAATTAAATTTCGTAGATTCGCTCATTAATTGAATTTATCTCTATAGTAAATAAGATTATTGATTGTCATCCATTATGATATGGCCATGAAAATAATTACAAAAGTTCATTGACCCATTAACTCTTCCTAGTGCTCAAATATCATTGTAGCAAAAGAAATGCATTATTCATTCATTTATTTCAGTTATATCGAAATGAAATTATAAAAATTATATTATCTTATAAAATAACAATAATTATTCTAAGATTTGATTAATAGGATCTTTATATATATTATCAACGAAAATTTATTATATATTTTGAAAAGTCCAATTTGTTTTTCAGAAATGGTTTTGACATCTAGGTTCTGCGTGGAATTGGATAAATGCCTCGGATGTGAAGGTATATGGTTAGATTGCGGCGAAATCGAAAAAATTACTGATAATAACAAAATTGGGAATGAACTTCATGAAGAAATCAATTGGAAAAAAACCATGATTGTGATGGTCAAGATAAGGGTTTTTATTTTTACAAGACCGACTATCGTGAAGATGCCTCTCGTGACGAGATGTTCGATTTTGAATAATCAGGACTAGATTGATATTTATTTATTAAATATGAATAAATATCAAATTGAGTATTATATTATTCCGGTTATTTGACTGATTGACACGTTATTTAGCAAAAACCTAGGTTTGATGACTTTTGGTTGATTTTTATACTACAAATTCATAAAATAAATCTCCTAAAATTAAGATGTATCGGATTACTACAAGTCAAAAGAAAATGACTTAAAGGATGAAGGTCTGGTATCTATGTTATCGGTACGTGCAATAACATATCCAGATCCTTGATTTATAGTCTCCATGAATCCGTTTTCGTCATTAATCCCCTCTTGTTCCTTTAATTTGGAGAGATTACTTAGGGTCCAATAGGGAATTTCCTTACCCGAGCCATTATCAACAAATGTTTCAATCATTCTAGTATCTTTATCTGTCAAAAATGTTCTTACTTTAAGTTCTACATTTTCTTTGTTTGTCAGATTGTTATTAAATATAGGATTATCTTTCTCATCTACTTGATGGAAAATAAAACTGTCCTGTGCTAATTCCTTTGTAGTATTAAAATCATATTTTACGTACTTGCCCTCATCCCGATACTCTAATAGATACGGGTTACTACTGCCAGAAACATCAAACAATATTCCAAAGCCACGCTCTTCATCGGGTTCATTGCTTCCGTGACGCCCTGTATTAAATTGAAGATCTATAGAAGTTTCATTTTCAAACTTGTCTTTAGGTTCTTTAAAATACTCATGTATGTTTCCATACCAAATTATTTCCTGATTCTTTGCAGCAGACATATCTGGTATTCCTTCGGAATTTTCTCTTACTATCTCTAATCGAGGTGAGTTTATATCATTATTTTCGCTTTGTGTATGTTTATCAAAGTCCATAGTTACTCTGAATTTTTTGTCTTGACCGACGGGATCAGTTAATTCAAATGAATATTGTTGATCATATTTTGTGTCGGCT of the Candidatus Nitrosocosmicus arcticus genome contains:
- a CDS encoding DEAD/DEAH box helicase; amino-acid sequence: MQLKLSDDRISSYLSFLGYTSLYPPQQLAIEKGLLEDSNILITTPTASGKTLIAIMAAIKSLEKNKKVVYLTPLRALAYEKYLEFTSIDKSGIFSRKIRIKISTGDFNTSNADLSSADIIIMTNEKIDSILRHNASWLSNVGLFISDEIHLIGDQDRGPVLEMVLTKIKKYYSSSQILGLSATITNASEIAGWLGSRLVESTWRPTKLIEGVYSDGMIYFNNDSRIKVSESGKDTTSMAIDLIMDSLNSNGQNLIFVETRKRAVSLAKKVSEVVSKTLSPEERKNTLKVSKQILEEGDDTDLTKNLSNLISTGIGFHHAGLSLSSRGVVEEAFKSGIIKSLFATPTLAAGVNLPARRVIITNVTRYDFVYGASVPISVLEYKQLCGRAGRPQYDAYGESIIISDSRTSYEDLYDHYILGIPEPLNSNLGNIIAIKIHLLGVIASFNGIGLDDIYDLFSKTFYSFQDSNNASLFDKIDSSLDYFLEEDLIRLQNNMYNVTGFGKLVSNLYLNPETAVAFRKTINDIKPRSVKINNVFGFLHMITTCPDFYPKLSFRKQDIEEFSYLFYNNYDEFFSDVDIMDCSRSLWTLYEWISESTEKRMNERIGVEPGDIHRIVEVSNWLISSIFEISKLLNRNDLLPVLFSLESRIKHGVKTELVPLVQIKDIGRTRARSLHGAGINVPNDLLLISEAKLTMIPKIGPKLAKKLKKKYS
- a CDS encoding VIT1/CCC1 transporter family protein — translated: MLERVQSNHVEPHIKESNYIRDVVFGFGDGVNTSLGIVAGIGGATVGVDIVILAALIGMFTGAKAMAVQNYLAVKSQIEVLQSEIKREEYEIENIPEKEREEIEEIYKSKGFAGEELNMVVNKITSNKEVWLKTMLTEELGLNLEILGSPIKGAIVMFISFLVGGILPILPYFIVKTGLINNFTALIIAISISLSSSFVIGAIKGRLAKKSWIKGGLEMSLLGTGIALLGYGIGSEMSNLGVVNFE